In Setaria viridis chromosome 5, Setaria_viridis_v4.0, whole genome shotgun sequence, the genomic stretch GAATATCTTGCCAAGGATCTTGGGATCGCTGAAAATGCTGTCTTACAAGGTATGTCATACTTTTACATGCCCAGCTTACTCATACTTCCCGGGTTTCCATATTGTAGTTGTAAGCACCTTTTAGCATGGCCTTTTTCTCAGTATTTGTAAGGGAACCTCTGAAACTTGGATCGGTTGTGCCCAAATGCTTTCTTTGCCAAGAAACAGTGGTTTAGCCAGGTAGGTGTCCTGGTGTGCCTGGGCACACCCAGATTTTGCAAATGTCAGTGGAGGCCTAAATCATGTATGGTCTAATACTCCTATATAACATGCACTCCCAATTGAAAAATTCTAGCTATGCCACCGCCAAGAAATGCAATTGGCATGTTTTTTAAGTAGCAGATAGATGGCTAGAATCGCTCAATGATATTAGTTGCTTATATGAGATATCCTTTTGCTATATGCTTCACCAGACATCTGTTTGTTACTCAGGATGGGTGGTTAGCACATCCCTGGCTGGTGCAACAGTAGGTTCTTTTACGGGAGGGTCGTTGGCTGATAAATTTGGCCGAACAAGAACATTCATCCTGGATGCAGTCCCGCTTGCTCTAGGTGCATTCTTGAGGTATGTTTTGAGCTATTTAGATGTAAATATACACTGTTATCTTATGTGAAACTGACACAAACATTTGCAGTGCAACAGCTCAAGATGTCCGCACGATGATTGTTGGTCGATTGCTTGCTGGAATTGGTATCGGGATCTCATCTGCTCTTGTTCCCCTTTACATATCTGAGGTTGTGATCAGTTGAAATGATTTTTGCTTTGTTCAGAACCTAATGCTATTGTGCAATGTTACAGTCACTATTACCTTTGTTCAATAGCCACTGCCTGTGTTAATGAACATTTCCAACAAATGAACTTCTTGTACCTTGCAGATCTCACCAACTGAAATCCGTGGAACACTTGGCTCTGTTAATCAACTATTTATCTGCATTGGAATTCTTGCAGCTTTGTTAGCTGGATTGCCTTTGGCAGGAAATCCTGCCTGGTGAGTTTTCCATTTGCTCATTCTTTTGTTTCTGCTACATTCTACTTCTTGATTACTGAAAGCAATGGTATTCTAAGGACAGTATAAGAAATCAACATATGCTCTGAGCCTTTCTAATCTTAAAGTAGATCTAGATATGCATATGCCAACAAACTTTGTATGATACATGGATGATATTCATGCTTTTGTCATTTGTAACTATTTTAATCAGGTGGAGGACAATGTTTGGGATTGCTGTAGTTCCATCCATTTTACTGGCTGTAGGAATGGCCTTTTCACCTGAAAGTCCTCGTTGGCTGTTCCAGGTTTCTGTTTGCAAATTCTTTGACTGTATTATCTACTCTGGGCCTCCAAGATGTGGCACAAAACTCAAGATTTAATTTTCTGACATTAACTGCAGCAAGGAAAGGTTATCCAAGCAGAATCAGCTGTAAAAAGACTGtatggaaaagaaaaggttacGGAAGTTATGTATGATCTAAGAGCTAGTGGCCAAAGTTCTTCAGAGCCAGAAGCTGGCTGGTTTGATCTCTTCAGCAACCGCTATTGGAAAGGTAGTTTTGTTTTGACAGTCTCAGAATTGGCAAATTTGGTTCCCTACCAATTGTGTGGAAAAATATTCTCTTGGTTATTTTGTTTCATGCCATTCTATTGGTATCATCATCCGACATCTAATGAAGTCAATGACTTGGCGAATAGCAAATTGTGATGGGTCTTAGAACTCCAAAGATTCTTATTGGGATGAAAGTGGTTTGGTGCATAGCAGCTGCTAACATATATTCATGTTAAATACTTAAATATATGAAAACAAAATGCATATTCATTACTTATCGGGCTGATATTTATGTTATTGGGTTTTATGTTATTACATTTACAATGGCCTTCGATTCCATGCACAAGTGTCCTATTTATAAATTGCTTCTGAACAAGCTAATTTATTTGTGTAGCCAATGATTGTTCTCTTGGTAGCTTCATTAGGATCTGTGTGATACTCCCTCCAGTCGCAAAAAAGTGATGTTCTGGATATCGTTCCCTGAAAACAAAACCTTTGACTACTAATTTGTACCATATAGCATTGAAAATAGCAAAATTGTATAATATATCATTTGTAAATGTTCGGTAATTGAGGACCAAAGATTTGATATATTGACTGCACACAACCCACAACCTTAAGTAATTATTAATATTAGGAAACGCTACATCTACATGCATCCTGATACATTTCTCAACTGCAGTTGTGAGTGTGGGGGCAGCACTGTTTTTGTTCCAACAGCTTGCTGGTATAAATGCTGTTGTATATTATTCTACATCGGTGTTCCGCAGTGCAGGCATTGCATCTGATGTTGCTGCTAGTGCTCTTGTTGGGGCGGCCAATGTTTTTGGTAAGTTTACTTTTATTAATAACATTTCAATATTAATTTCAGAATGTTATTTCTGATGGGGGTATATATTTACTTGTAGGCACCATTATTGCATCTTCTCTAATGGACAAGCAAGGCAGGAAAAGCCTTCTGATAACAAGCTTTTCTGGAATGGTAATGCCCTTGTGTTCAACAAATCAAATGTTTATTTTATCTCTCAATCAGCAGGGTTTCTTACATGTTCACCTTTTCACCCTTGAAGGGTGCTTCAATGCTGCTCCTAGCTTTGTCCTTCACCTGGAAAGCTCTGGCACCTTATTCTGGGACTCTTGCTGTTGTTGGCACTGTTCTGTAAGTTGTTTAACTTGGTTGGCCTTAGCTGATTGATATATTGGTTGTCTGTATGAAACTGAACATTTAACTGGAATGTAACTTTGTGCAGGTATGTGCTGTCTTTTGCTCTTGGAGCTGGCCCTGTTCCAGCTCTACTTCTTCCTGAAATATTTGCCTCCAGAATAAGGGCCAAGGCTGTCGCATTATCTCTAGGCATGCACTGGGTGAGTCATAACTGTTCATATATGCACTTATGAAACCATATGAAGATATCCGTCTATACCAATTgcattttgttttatttattgCAGTATATCTTATTTTCTTCTGGAATTGTCACTCTGTTACTATTACATAATTTACCACACATCATCTAAAAAACATAATTTACCACACATGATTTTGCAAAATACAATGTAAGTCTGTTATGTTGTTGTATGAAGATTGATTGTATTTGGATGCTTGGGCATGATAAGTTGTTTTTTATAGTTAATATTTTTTTGAGGGCTTTTTATAGTTAATATTGACTGCTCTGGTAGATAGGTGTTCAGTCTGAAGGCATTGCTCATAAATGCTTCAGCTTCTTCCTCATCTTGCTCCATTAAAAAAAGTTATATTTCCTTTTCTGTATATTAGTCAATATATAATCCTTTGAAGCTCTTGCACTTACATTTATTCAAATTTCTAAAGTCTATGGAATTCTTTTTTAATAGCCAAGATGGTCAACAGGCTTTGCCTACCTACATAAGTGAATCATTACCCTCTTTTTTTCTCTGCAGGTATCCAACTTCTTTATCGGCCTGTACTTCTTGAGTGTCGTCAACAAGTTTGGCATCAGCACGGTGTATCTGGGGTTCGCATCAGTGTGCGCTCTTGCAGTTCTTTACATAGCTGGGAACGTGGTGGAAACCAAAGGGCGGTCCCTGGAAGAGATTGAACGGGAACTAAGTGTAGTAGATTGATGTACTCACCATTTTGGTGGTTGAGAATGCAACCAAGCACAGAACCGAGCGTCCTTGGACCTGGAGATCCTGTTTCTAGTTCCATGTAGCTTCAGAAATAAGCGAGCGGCAAGAGTGCCAATCGTTGGTGGCTCGGTGTTGTGCAGTGAGGGGTTGTGTTCGAGCAGCAAGTTTAGCTGCGCTTCCTGTCACCTGTCAGAATCAATGAACCCGTcgatgtttctttttttttgaaaggaaccGTCGATGTTTCTGGAGATAAGTTTTTGGTTCTTAGATTCCATTGTTTCTTCTGGTGTATAGATGAACTCTTGTTTCCTGGAAATAAAAGTCAATCCTTCGAGAATCAAGCCTTCCGGTGTGCCATTTCTAGACTGAAGTGTTCCGTCTCTGTTGGACATAATTCTGATAGTGTCGAATGCTGATGCTGCTATGCACAGATCGAGCAtgttttttgaaaaacaaaatgGTAGAAAGGCCCTTTTCGGACACATATATGTAGCTCTTGATGTATGCGAGCCTGAAATTGCTCTTGATGGCCCTTCGTACGCGCGACGTTACTCGCTCGCACGGAACGCCAGCCGAGCGCGCAGGTCCTTGTCTGCTGCGATCTGCCATCGCTCGCCCCGTCCGCCTCGTTTTGGAAAGCGGATGAAGCTAGGCAGCTCGCCTAGTCTCCTGTAGTAAACACCTGCCCGCTCCTCAACTACCCTTCCTTCCTGTGCTGGCCGCCAGTAACCACCTCACATCAAggcagcgcggcgcggaggagatGGGCTCCCCGTCCTACCGGCTcgcggcggcgatcacggtCCCCTCGACCGGCGAGTTCCTCGTCGTCCGGCAGCCGCGCCCGCCGTCCCCGCCCGCGGAGGACGAGGACTACCGGCGCTTCGTCGACAGCGACCTCTACGACCTCCCGTCCGCGCCTCTCAAGCCCCTCGCGGGGGAGCCCCGGTCGGAGGTGGCCGTCTCCGGCGCGGACTCCGTCACCCGCCTCGACCTCTCACGCCTCGACGTGTCCGCCGCCCTCGATCAGGTGAGCTACCTACCCATTAGCCTAAGTAGCAGCTGCTTTGTCTCCAGGTGGCTCTTCTGTTCGACCGGTAAAATTTCGGAGGCTGCCTGTCATTGCATCAATTTTGGCAAGCATAACTTCTGCTTGTTGTCAGATTTTTTATCAATTTGGCTTGCCGGATGGAATGCGTGGGGAGTGGCGGCTCCTGAAGTACGTGGAGGAAGCAGAATTTGGCCCAGATGCTGGAGTTAACACCGTGTTCATCATCGGGTCACTGGAGTCAAAATTGGATGCTCTACAAGGTCATATACTTAATATTTTTAGTGTTTTCTGACTCTGAATTGCTTAACCGTCATGTGTTGTGCGTTGCAGAGTCGTGTAAATGGATGACCAAGGATTGTGCATTGGGGCTGCTTTCTGAAGTGAAGCCTGGTAGTGATCGCGTAGGGTCGAATGCATATATTGGACTTCTGAATTCGGAGCTGCCATCAAACAGCACGGCTGTCCCTGCTTTGCCCTCCCAGGTATCTTCCGCTCTGCTTCCTTCACTGCGTTCATAGAGAATAGAGATAACTATGACACCAGAAGTGAGATGGTTCCCCACTTTCCCCATTTCTGAAATGATTTTTGAATAGGAGTACCCACCTGGAATAATTCTTGTACCAATGAAGAGCAAGACATTACATCCATTCCGCACAACTAATCTTGTGGTAATACGAGCAACCAATGGTGCTGGTGGATCTACATGTTCTGATTTTTTTGCTTGTGGGGATGCTCTACTTTTAGATCCTGGATGCAGCTCTCAGGTTCATGCGGAGGTAAAAGAAATTTCATCAGACTGTGTTCttgtaaaagaaaataaatggatATTCATGAAATATCATTTATCTTGTGAAACTAGTTTTCATGAAATATCATTTATCTTGTGAAACTAGTTTTCTTACCTGGACTAGTTTGCTTTAGTTATTCTAGTAGATTGCTGTAGATTTTTAGAGGGGGCTTTCCTCTTGCTTCAGCTCCTTTCACACTACTTCGTATTACTCACTATtgacatcatcttcttcatgtACCCATATTTCCTTAAGGCCTTAATACCTGCCCTTGGCTTTATAAGGAAAGCGCTTGTGCCTGATTATTTCTGTATTATCACAGTAGAAttaaccaaaaaaaaagaaggatgacACCAGAGCCAAATTCATTAGGGGACTTCATGCTAGAACATTAGCTTTTCAAAGTGTACCAGTTGCTTTTGTAGA encodes the following:
- the LOC117855851 gene encoding plastidic glucose transporter 4 isoform X1; this encodes MPFSIFARFLSGARVHVARQLHLDPSRRVGVIVLASHRRAKRYLKRWGGFGRLGLIRCLPRNYRILRRGIVLVPNRDLATLQSFNFNSKRSNFLWWWWCAIAGTVTSVKRMMRCALKGGGCVTSWGGDRRSPAVSPSSVRMPTGNGGCCSGLRSRAADLAGLEMGSLRGGVGGLFRSSPRYGRLQATAAVDPEDVPLENVQVKSSGHVLPYVGVACLGAILFGYHLGVVNGALEYLAKDLGIAENAVLQGWVVSTSLAGATVGSFTGGSLADKFGRTRTFILDAVPLALGAFLSATAQDVRTMIVGRLLAGIGIGISSALVPLYISEISPTEIRGTLGSVNQLFICIGILAALLAGLPLAGNPAWWRTMFGIAVVPSILLAVGMAFSPESPRWLFQQGKVIQAESAVKRLYGKEKVTEVMYDLRASGQSSSEPEAGWFDLFSNRYWKVVSVGAALFLFQQLAGINAVVYYSTSVFRSAGIASDVAASALVGAANVFGTIIASSLMDKQGRKSLLITSFSGMGASMLLLALSFTWKALAPYSGTLAVVGTVLYVLSFALGAGPVPALLLPEIFASRIRAKAVALSLGMHWVSNFFIGLYFLSVVNKFGISTVYLGFASVCALAVLYIAGNVVETKGRSLEEIERELSVVD
- the LOC117855851 gene encoding plastidic glucose transporter 4 isoform X2, coding for MMRCALKGGGCVTSWGGDRRSPAVSPSSVRMPTGNGGCCSGLRSRAADLAGLEMGSLRGGVGGLFRSSPRYGRLQATAAVDPEDVPLENVQVKSSGHVLPYVGVACLGAILFGYHLGVVNGALEYLAKDLGIAENAVLQGWVVSTSLAGATVGSFTGGSLADKFGRTRTFILDAVPLALGAFLSATAQDVRTMIVGRLLAGIGIGISSALVPLYISEISPTEIRGTLGSVNQLFICIGILAALLAGLPLAGNPAWWRTMFGIAVVPSILLAVGMAFSPESPRWLFQQGKVIQAESAVKRLYGKEKVTEVMYDLRASGQSSSEPEAGWFDLFSNRYWKVVSVGAALFLFQQLAGINAVVYYSTSVFRSAGIASDVAASALVGAANVFGTIIASSLMDKQGRKSLLITSFSGMGASMLLLALSFTWKALAPYSGTLAVVGTVLYVLSFALGAGPVPALLLPEIFASRIRAKAVALSLGMHWVSNFFIGLYFLSVVNKFGISTVYLGFASVCALAVLYIAGNVVETKGRSLEEIERELSVVD
- the LOC117855852 gene encoding uncharacterized protein isoform X2, which produces MGSPSYRLAAAITVPSTGEFLVVRQPRPPSPPAEDEDYRRFVDSDLYDLPSAPLKPLAGEPRSEVAVSGADSVTRLDLSRLDVSAALDQIFYQFGLPDGMRGEWRLLKYVEEAEFGPDAGVNTVFIIGSLESKLDALQESCKWMTKDCALGLLSEVKPGSDRVGSNAYIGLLNSELPSNSTAVPALPSQEYPPGIILVPMKSKTLHPFRTTNLVVIRATNGAGGSTCSDFFACGDALLLDPGCSSQVHAELADLVNSLPKKLLVLVTHHHHDHIEGLSVVQRCNPDAVLLTHQNTMNRIGKGNWQIEYTSVTGGEKICIGDQELQVVFAPGHTDGHMGLLHVNTNTLIVGDHCVGHGSATLDSRSGGNMKDYFETTYKFLDLSPHVLIPMHGRINLWPKHMLCGYLRNRRSREASILQSIENGGRTLFEIVSKTYSDVDRKLWIPASFNVRLHVDHLNSQNKLPKDFSLEMFSRSCDDFFSSL